In Penicillium psychrofluorescens genome assembly, chromosome: 5, a single window of DNA contains:
- a CDS encoding uncharacterized protein (ID:PFLUO_007516-T1.cds;~source:funannotate), producing the protein MEYLPSLQQEFDESKPSLFELLAEEQLSNLIPPSLRYLLAVATHRHPRYLLRILNSYDEVYAVLSLIVERYYLRTFGGSFTENFYSLKRERVLRTENGEIPRAQVGAAGPVREALKLRSADVWKNLLVLVGIPYLKCKLDEGYDIHAAPHAALAIGGGPRYNPSEDLPPNPTLRQRLFAYYKWFLRNVYPSVNAAYYFSVLAFNLAYLFDNTKYSSPFLWLIGTRIRRLGAADHRAIAAVLDPKSGPGTARSQRPGSSLLGLLSPQNIYPQLLSSLRYFLPASIFALKFLEWWHASDFSRQLARKATEVLDLPAPVVSGLTTPEERRRAAQDAKEKEEGKEKKTTSQTSPSDLKPALKSPRRHQPPISASSFLPIFTVPLPPADPSSANTCPLCMSTLVNPTACQTGYVFCYVCIFHWLNGEHQRQLDFMDGEGDEGVDEETVPKDDEKVGWRKRGGKWESGKGRCPVTGRRVLGGTDGLRRVLI; encoded by the exons ATGGAGTACCTGCCTAGTCTTCAACAGGAGTTCGACGAGTCGAAGCCCTCGCTCTTCG AACTCCTCGCAGAAGAACAGCTATCAAACTTGATTCCTCCCTCTCTGCGCTACCTTCTTGCCGTCGCAACACATCGCCACCCGCGCTATCTCCTCCGCATCCTCAACTCCTACGACGAGGTCTACGCCGTCCTCTCCCTCATCGTCGAACGCTACTACCTCCGCACCTTCGGCGGCTCCTTCACCGAGAACTTCTACTCTCTAAAGCGCGAGCGCGTCCTCCGCACAGAAAATGGCGAGATCCCGCGTGCCCAAGTCGGCGCCGCTGGCCCCGTCCGCGAAGCACTGAAGCTCCGCTCCGCCGACGTGTGGAAGAACCTGCTCGTCCTCGTGGGCATTCCCTACTTGAAATGCAAGCTCGACGAGGGATACGATATCCACGCCGCGCCGCACGCCGCATTGGCTATCGGTGGTGGTCCCCGCTATAACCCCAGCGAAGACTTGCCACCCAACCCGACGCTGCGCCAGCGCCTGTTCGCCTACTACAAGTGGTTCCTACGGAACGTCTACCCGTCCGTCAACGCGGCATACTACTTCTCCGTCCTGGCCTTCAACCTGGCCTACCTCTTCGACAACACCAAATActcctcgcccttcctcTGGCTCATCGGAACGCGCATCCGCCGACTCGGCGCAGCAGACCaccgcgccatcgccgcagTGCTAGACCCCAAGTCCGGACCCGGAACTGCTCGCTCCCAGCGTCCCGGATCAAGCCTCCTGGGCCTGCTGAGCCCGCAGAACATCTATCCGCAACTCCTCTCCTCGCTGCGCTACTTCCTCCCGGCCTCAATCTTCGCCCTCAAGTTCCTGGAATGGTGGCACGCAAGCGACTTCTCCCGGCAACTAGCCCGCAAAGCCACTGAGGTCCTGGATCTGCCCGCGCCTGTGGTGTCCGGGCTAACCACCCCCGAAGAACGGCGTCGAGCCGCGCAGGACgcaaaggagaaggaggaaggaaaagaaaagaaaaccacGTCTCAAACCTCCCCGTCCGACCTCAAACCAGCCCTTAAAtctccccgccgccaccaacCGCCCATCTCCGCTTCTTCATTCCTCCCCATTTTCACAGTCCCGTTGCCGCCAGCAGACCCATCCAGCGCAAATACCTGTCCCTTGTGCATGAGCACGCTTGTGAATCCGACGGCGTGTCAGACGGGGTATGTGTTCTGCTACGTGTGTATTTTCCACTGGCTCAATGGTGAGCATCAACGTCAGTTGGATTTCATggatggggagggagatgaagGTGTCGATGAGGAGACTGTTCCCAAAGATGATGAGAAGGTGGGATGGCGCAAGCGTGGTGGGAAGTGGGAGAGTGGGAAGGGTCGGTGTCCGGTTACGGGGCGGAGGGTGCTAGGTGGTACGGATGGCTTGCGGCGGgttttgatttga
- a CDS encoding uncharacterized protein (ID:PFLUO_007515-T1.cds;~source:funannotate), with product MGRIWPISTLRRTPRTERKEQPALDPDYLVKFDQDDPANPQDWPVLYKCWITFQLGMLALVGSLASSITTPADDTIAKYIGVNSEAAVLDVSLYLLGFVLGPIIWAPISEIWGRRVSILPPVFCQAIFSIGTAQSKNAASVFLTRFFAGFCGSAPISNVSAALGDIFNRESRGIAVSLYAVAVNGGPSLGPIIGAALIRNPHLNWRWTEYIQAVWTFVIFTMAYFFLPEVYPLVILKRKAERLRKETNNPAYYHPHEHLELDFHSIMTKQLSRPWKMLFTEPIVTCIAFYASFVYGVMYLTLEVFPIVFQETRGWDPLVGSLPFLALLIGVISSLGLNIWNQFHYNEVSRAANGRVVPEARLPPMAFGAVFFVVGVFWFAWTAKPPHHWILPCLAAMFIGAGFNCIFQQCLNFLIDVYRLYAASATAAVTFLRSIMATGLPLAAKPMIRALDIGPAVSIIGAVAAVLLPVPFLFMKYGPWLRRLSKLAPEE from the exons ATGGGTCGAATATGGCCCATCAGCACCCTCCGGAGAACACCGCGTACAGAACGCAAAGAACAACCCGCACTGGACCCGGATTATCTCGTCAAGTTTGACCAGGATGACCCCGCCAATCCCCAGGATTGGCCGGTCTTATATAAATGTTGGATTACATTCCAACTGGGTATGCTCGCCTTAGTGGGAAGTTTGGCTTCGAGTATTACCACGCCGGCCGACGATACTATCGCCAAGTACATCGGCGTGAATAGCGAGGCTGCTGTTCTTGATGTTTCTCTCTATCT TCTCGGCTTCGTTCTTGGCCCTATTATCTGGGCGCCGATTTCAGAGATCTGGGGTCGCCGAGTGAGCATCCTGCCCCCTGTGTTTTGTCAGGCAATCTTTTCAATCGGAACTGCACAAAGCAAGAACGCAGCGTCAGTTTTTCTGACGCGTTTCTTTGCCGGGTTCTGTGGTTCTGCCCCCATCAGCAACGTCTCTGCTGCACTCGGGGATATCTTTAATCGGGAGTCTCGCGGAATCGCCGTCAGTTTATATGCTGTGGCAGTGAACGGCGGCCCGTCACTGGGCCCTATCATCGGCGCGGCTCTTATCCGCAATCCTCATCTCAACTGGCGCTGGACCGAGTACATCCAGGCAGTCTGGACGTTTGTCATTTTCACCATGGCATACTTCTTCCTGCCGGAAGTGTATCCGTTGGTCATCTTGAAGCGAAAAGCAGAGCGCCTTCGCAAAGAAACAAATAACCCGGCCTATTATCATCCACACGAACACCTGGAGCTTGATTTCCACTCAATAATGACGAAGCAACTCTCTCGACCTTGGAAAATGCTTTTCACCGAGCCCATCGTCACTTGCATTGCCTTCTACGCCTCGTTCGTATACGGCGTCATGTACCTCACTCTAGAGGTATTCCCAATTGTCTTTCAAGAAACCCGCGGGTGGGACCCCCTCGTCGGGTCGCTACCCTTTCTGGCCTTGTTGATCGGCGTCATATCGTCGCTAGGCCTTAACATATGGAACCAATTCCACTACAATGAAGTCTCGCGCGCGGCAAATGGCCGAGTCGTCCCGGAAGCTCGATTACCGCCAATGGCCTTTGGGGCAGTTTTCTTCGTGGTGGGCGTGTTTTGGTTTGCGTGGACCGCGAAACCGCCTCATCATTGGATCCTCCCTTGTCTGGCGGCCATGTTTATTGGGGCAGGGTTCAATTGTATCTTCCAGCAGTGTCTGAACTTCTTGATTGATGTCTATCGGTTGTATGCGGCGAGTGCGACGGCCGCGGTTACTTTCCTTCGGAGTATTATGGCCACGGGACTTCCATTGGCAGCCAAACCGATGATCAGAGCGCTGGATATTGGACCGGCAGTTTCTATTATTGGCGCGGTGGCTGCGGTCTTGCTCCCTGTCCCGTTCTTGTTTATGAAGTACGGTCCTTGGCTACGCAGGCTATCAAAACTGGCGCCTGAAGAGTGA
- a CDS encoding uncharacterized protein (ID:PFLUO_007514-T1.cds;~source:funannotate): MGVRHLSWLAYGLASALLTQVCSAHVLDPIDMLEYEEGHIGARDRDYSKMDLRNVETFLWGGLSAKGKYGLGNFTTFMPGKHESIIAMEKFYPLLRSTECNMNSVTMKFEDEKAYHHGAEAWKWVNEQKQHTFLLVAGKGHCKWNEERLPFVVNNVVFDDKTNTIKTIGEASTWTKSAHSYELYVSGRPASTKRDWDQSYTFGIDAGIPLSHVTLGRGDYKLTYDCTGCGTKGDIDFDFHIKTWLDIPQDVELIMSPKGVSFTFEPILGVSAALTGKVAPEIPLGDIPLDGVSFGDGLLNLGPNIQFSLGASLGPLKGIANIMGGGVMNVADSGSMTVDLLDPSSDTNGWKSTWEQKQLTFSAGLSGSWQVNLDAKVLMSLNVLDHGFDVGLDLQGFYGATLGLTDTTGDACPNQAGDQHTALKYTPSAGVNLIGEALYEDGTESPLLSATLWSWVYTFASWCTGIDGGITTPTASFASHTYSVPTVTSPKPLPFSSAPPSSFPSSQYIIPSPSSWTSQPAPPSSGSGPVLPPSSTTVSSPPPGSTTIGSTPSGSTTVGPPPPGSSSANSPPPSSITSDPAAPPPPPPPINSTSSSSVISPRVHRRNVVPREARLLR, encoded by the exons ATGGGTGTTCGGCACCTTTCCTGGCTGGCCTATGGCCTGGCATCCGCTCTTTTGACTCAAGTCTGCTCGGCCCATGTTCTCGATCCTATTGATATGCTTGAGTATGAAGAGGGCCATATTGGTGCCCGTGACAGGGACTACTCTAAAATGGATCTTCGCAACGTCGAGACCTTCCTATGGGGTG GTCTCAGTGCAAAGGGCAAATACGGACTCGGAAACTTCACAACCTTTATGCCTGGAAAGCACGAGAGCATAATCGCCATGGAGAAGTTCTACCCTCTGTTGAGGTCAACTGAGTGCAACATGAATAGCGTGACTATGAAgttcgaggatgagaaggcCTACCACCACGGGGCTGAGGCCTGGAAATGGGTTAATGAGCAAAAACAACACACCTTTCTCCTGGTTGCTGGAAAGGGCCACTGCAAGTGGAACGAAGAACGCCTCCCGTTCGTTGTCAACAATGTTGTGTTCGATGATAAGACCAACACTATCAAGACGATTGGCGAGGCCTCTACCTGGACCAAGTCCGCTCATTCATACGAGCTCTACGTCAGCGGCCGCCCTGCCTCGACCAAGCGCGATTGGGACCAGAGCTACACCTTTGGTATCGATGCAGGGATCCCACTCAGCCATGTCACCCTGGGCCGTGGTGATTACAAATTGACATACGACTGCACTGGCTGCGGTACGAAGGGAGAcattgattttgatttcCACATTAAAACATGGCTGGACATCCCGCAAGATGTTGAGCTTATCATGTCTCCCAAAGGAGTCTCTTTCACCTTCGAGCCCATACTAGGGGTTTCTGCAGCTCTCACGGGTAAGGTTGCGCCGGAGATACCTTTGGGGGATATCCCCCTTGACGGAGTATCCTTCGGAGATGGCCTCTTGAACCTTGGCCCCAACATCCAATTTTCATTGGGTGCTTCTCTAGGTCCGCTTAAGGGCATTGCTAACATCATGGGTGGAGGAGTTATGAATGTTGCGGATTCGGGATCAATGACGGTTGACCTATTGGATCCCAGCTCCGATACGAATGGGTGGAAGTCAACGTGGGAGCAAAAGCAATTGACCTTCAGTGCTGGTCTCTCTGGCTCTTGGCAAGTCAACCTTGATGCTAAGGTTTTGATGTCATTGAATGTGTTGG ACCATGGATTCGACGTTGGATTGGATCTGCAGGGTTTCTATGGCGCAACCCTAGGACTTACGGATA CAACTGGAGACGCCTGTCCCAATCAGGCAGGGGACCAACACACGGCCTTGAAATATACTCCATCAGCTGGCGTGAACCTCATTGGAGAGGCGTTGTACGAAGATGGCACAGAGAGTCCGCTCCTGTCTGCAACACTTTGG TCATGGGTCTATACGTTTGCGAGCTGGTGTACCGGAATCGACGGCGGAATTACTACTCCAACTGCCTCATTCGCATCCCATACGTATTCGGTTCCCACTGTCACGTCGCCGAAACCACTTCCTTTCTCGTCAGCGCCTCCGTCATCTTTCCCGTCCTCTCAGTACATAATCCCCAGTCCCTCGTCGTGGACAAGCCAGCCTGCTCCGCCATCTTCAGGATCAGGTCCAGTCCTGCCGCCAAGCTCCACGACAGTTAGTTCTCCGCCACCAGGATCCACGACAATTGGGTCTACACCGTCAGGATCCACGACAGTtgggccgccgccgccaggatcttcttcagccaaCTCGCCCCCACCATCATCTATTACATCCGACccggcggcgccgccgcctcctccgcctccaatAAATAGTACCAGCAGCTCTAGCGTAATCTCCCCCCGTGTCCATCGGAGAAACGTGGTTCCCAGAGAAGCCAGACTGTTGCGATAG
- a CDS encoding uncharacterized protein (ID:PFLUO_007513-T1.cds;~source:funannotate), which yields MAGISLSAHHLAMNRALLRGAVCHSCRNEALRVFLSISGVPMPRFAVVPPIPGARAFSAKSPLRSDPPASHRPDIQLPAREESRTQPNEAASRHVPWYLQEESPATESRPVSAEHLPQIPDNAPEMLPVLLEYTYKDLGLDDLKLFDLRDLDAPAALGANVIMVLGTARSVKHLNVSADRLCRWLRSQYKLSPYADGLLGRNELKIKLRRKAKRARAASQAGAMLDEKDDGITTGWICVNAGIVDEGSSTSRLADAEFEGFGDVETGTSVVVQVFTEEKRADIDLDGLWQGTLDRAERKRLREPTGSPSAAGAVSISTVQKRSFHTERRLAMTDANLLNRLSEFHPPSSDPPTTQPVSSEMTPASLLKMLSELPEASVQNELGSGPDDRESTLFLRLFYAGHSSAYDLAAARLRLLSIATSRRHPAYSKEALLHEFSDFLHQGYDVSDELGFEVVSALLTRPYVEGSASEMEYTPEADVELALCVLDRLSLRGVPILTMGVFEMLYRAIGIPGKSDATIPEPELNLEDPEGNAQMMAGYARSQSQRDALARVSKLVSAIDLPFEPEQARRLMVTMFQHGDFDGFWRLWRQIPLKGSGRTQDDYLQLFQLHVELGDERRARDCLSMWVPQMAHESPAIELEGPIVSTIMHCVLVAEPGVNDRPADAVPSVFSHVYNSCTAALAN from the coding sequence ATGGCTGGAATTTCTCTGTCCGCTCACCATCTCGCTATGAACCGCGCACTTCTTCGGGGGGCCGTGTGCCATTCCTGCCGCAATGAGGCCCTCCGAGTCTTCCTATCGATATCCGGTGTACCCATGCCACGTTTCGCCGTCGTGCCTCCTATCCCCGGCGCCAGAGCCTTCTCCGCAAAAAGTCCATTGCGCTCCGACCCTCCAGCATCGCATCGCCCCGATATTCAGCTACCGGCCAGAGAGGAATCTCGAACACAACCCAACGAAGCTGCGTCGAGACATGTCCCCTGGTATCTGCAGGAAGAGTCCCCGGCCACTGAATCTCGCCCAGTGTCCGCCGAGCATCTCCCGCAAATCCCGGACAACGCGCCAGAGATGCTTCCAGTCCTCCTCGAGTATACATACAAGGACCTTGGCTTAGACGACCTGAAGCTCTTCGACCTGCGGGATCTTGACGCCCCCGCGGCCCTGGGCGCCAATGTCATAATGGTCCTCGGAACCGCGCGCAGCGTGAAGCACCTGAATGTCTCCGCGGATCGTCTTTGTCGGTGGCTGCGAAGCCAATATAAACTATCACCATACGCAGACGGCCTGCTGGGCCGCAACGAGCTGAAGATCAAACTCCGGCGCAAGGCCAAGCGGGCGCGCGCGGCCAGCCAGGCTGGTGCTATGCTGGACGAAAAGGACGACGGCATCACCACGGGCTGGATTTGTGTGAATGCCGGCATTGTGGACGAGGGCTCTTCCACGTCACGGCTCGCTGATGCTGAATTTGAAGGGTTTGGAGATGTCGAAACCGGTACCAGCGTGGTTGTCCAGGTTTTCACCGAGGAAAAGAGGGCCGATATCGACCTTGACGGGCTTTGGCAGGGTACTCTGGACCGAGCGGAGCGGAAAAGGCTTCGAGAACCCACAGGCAGTCCGTCAGCTGCAGGTGCCGTCAGCATCTCGACCGTCCAGAAGAGGAGCTTTCATACAGAGCGTCGGCTCGCAATGACCGATGCTAATCTTTTGAATCGCCTGTCTGAATTTCACCCTCCATCCTCAGACCCGCCTACCACTCAACCTGTTTCATCCGAGATGACTCCGGCCTCTCTTCTTAAGATGCTGTCCGAACTCCCCGAAGCCAGTGTACAAAATGAGCTTGGGAGTGGCCCGGATGACCGAGAATCTACTCTTTTCCTACGGCTTTTCTATGCCGGCCACTCATCCGCGTACGATTTGGCTGCGGCTCGATTGCGGCTGCTTTCCATCGCTACTTCTCGACGACACCCGGCTTACAGCAAAGAAGCATTGTTGCACGAGTTCTCGGATTTCCTGCACCAGGGATACGACGTTTCCGATGAACTTGGCTTCGAAGTTGTTTCCGCCCTCTTAACCCGACCGTATGTGGAAGGCTCTGCTTCTGAAATGGAATACACCCCGGAAGCCGACGTGGAGCTCGCGCTATGTGTTTTGGACCGTCTCAGCCTCCGCGGTGTACCGATTTTGACCATGGGCGTATTCGAGATGCTCTACCGCGCAATCGGCATTCCAGGCAAATCAGACGCAACGATTCCGGAGCCAGAACTGAATCTGGAGGACCCAGAGGGCAATGCGCAGATGATGGCTGGGTATGCCAGAAGCCAGTCTCAACGCGATGCTCTGGCCCGAGTGTCCAAGCTCGTATCCGCGATCGACCTCCCCTTCGAACCGGAGCAGGCGCGCCGCCTCATGGTGACCATGTTCCAGCACGGTGACTTCGATGGATTTTGGCGGCTGTGGCGCCAAATACCTTTGAAAGGAAGCGGTCGCACGCAGGACGACTAtctgcagctgttccagtTGCACGTGGAACTGGGCGACGAgcgacgagctcgagacTGTCTGTCTATGTGGGTGCCGCAGATGGCCCACGAATCTCCCGCGATCGAGCTGGAGGGCCCGATCGTGTCTACCATCATGCATTGTGTCCTGGTGGCCGAGCCGGGCGTCAACGACCGGCCAGCTGATGCTGTTCCGAGTGTCTTCTCGCATGTCTATAACAGCTGCACCGCAGCTCTTGCGAATTGA